A stretch of DNA from Candidatus Methylacidiphilales bacterium:
GTAGAATATGAATGGAGACCGCTGAATAAAAGGAAAGGGGAAAGGGGACGTAGTAGACAAATCATTGAATAAGATATATATGAAGCGTAACTAACACCTCGCATAGAAATCACGGAGCCAATTTTTGTTTGTATATTCTATGGGAGGGATGGGTTCGTCTCTAAGGCACCTCTTCGACATCTCGTCCCAGATATCGTAGAAAAATCAGGGCCGACACGAAGGCCAGCCCTCCCGTTGCCGGGATCACTTGATCACCCATCTATACGCCTGCAATCATCAAAACCGCTGATAACATTTTCATAAAAAATGATCTTTACACCTACACGACATCATGCAAGATTACAAAGTGCAAAGTGCATTAGAAAATCGAGCACAAAAAGTAGCAGTGGCATCCCTGCCGCTGAATCCCTCATCAAATTTCTTTATCGAGACCAGACGCAACCGCGTTTACAGCACCGTTCACGGCCGCTTCCTGCAGCCGGATCCGATTGGCTTTGATGCTGGAGATGTGAATTGGTATAGATATGTGTTTAATTCACCTGTGAATTATATTGATCCTAGTGGTTTAATGCTAGCGCCTGGGCACGGAGATCCTAAATACAAATATCCGATTGATATTCCTCCTCTATCGCGAAGGCCAACACGTGCATGTAAGGAGGGAGACAAGAGGACTGGAAAAGTCCAAGTATCTATGCATAAGAATTGTTGATCAACACAAACCGATACGGTAATACTATCAGGCACAGCCCAAATAACAATATATGGAGTATTTTCAGGGTCTGTGACTGCAACTGCGACTATGAATGTGGGGCCATGCTCCCTTAGGAGGTTGTATGCTATTTTAGAATGTATATGTGTAGGAGGAAGTTGGAGTTGCTCACCTGGGAGTATGGCGGGGCCAGATGAGAAGGCTATCTGTGAGTGAACAACAAATTTTAATATGAGAGTGTTAATTTTCAGTATCCTGGTAATAGCAAATATAACTTTTATTCATCATGCCTATTCGTCTTTGAGGTCAACATCATGGGTAATGAAGGAATATGGGTTCATTGATGTTGTGTCTGATCAAGAGGACAAAGTGGTGTTCATTCTACATAGCGAAGTAGACAGAAAAA
This window harbors:
- a CDS encoding RHS repeat-associated core domain-containing protein; translated protein: MQDYKVQSALENRAQKVAVASLPLNPSSNFFIETRRNRVYSTVHGRFLQPDPIGFDAGDVNWYRYVFNSPVNYIDPSGLMLAPGHGDPKYKYPIDIPPLSRRPTRACKEGDKRTGKVQVSMHKNC